Proteins co-encoded in one Vicinamibacteria bacterium genomic window:
- a CDS encoding MerR family DNA-binding protein codes for MRIGDLAATAGVSVQAVRYYELHGLIERAPRRPSGYRDFPSRAAEQLRMLKWAQTLGFSLKEIRALLAIPVLHGQGRTAEARARAAAKIAEVDGRIRRLREMRKRLKTIVKCDCNGDCPILRTVRMGTAR; via the coding sequence ATGCGGATTGGCGATCTCGCGGCAACAGCTGGAGTGAGCGTTCAAGCCGTGCGGTACTACGAGCTCCACGGCCTAATCGAACGGGCGCCGCGCCGACCCTCAGGGTACCGCGACTTCCCTTCCCGGGCAGCGGAGCAACTTCGGATGCTGAAATGGGCGCAGACCCTCGGCTTTTCCCTGAAGGAGATAAGGGCCCTGCTGGCGATTCCGGTTCTGCACGGCCAAGGTCGTACCGCCGAGGCTCGGGCAAGGGCAGCGGCGAAGATCGCCGAGGTTGACGGTCGGATCAGAAGGCTCCGGGAGATGCGGAAGCGCCTCAAGACGATTGTCAAGTGTGACTGCAATGGTGACTGCCCGATCCTTCGCACTGTCCGTATGGGTACCGCCCGCTGA
- a CDS encoding DUF2867 domain-containing protein encodes MRLTSTAHTSRPWRIHELTRDFRLEDVWALPTPGGPDDFPRLVQGIASGDLSGGSARALWAIRWKVGELLGWDDADAGLGARVATLRDRLPADLRDAPSGPDFAALPFTSLYLLENEFAAEIANRTMHGVMHLGWLPDHACGYRGQMAILVKPNGLLGTGYMAVIKPFRHLIVYPLMMQQIERAWRATSTPASKGGGGLG; translated from the coding sequence ATGAGGCTCACGAGCACCGCCCACACCTCCCGGCCCTGGCGGATCCACGAGCTCACCCGCGATTTCCGACTCGAGGATGTGTGGGCGCTGCCGACGCCAGGAGGCCCGGACGACTTCCCTCGACTGGTGCAGGGGATCGCCTCGGGCGACCTGTCGGGAGGCTCCGCCCGCGCGCTCTGGGCGATCCGGTGGAAGGTCGGGGAGCTGCTCGGTTGGGACGACGCAGACGCCGGCCTCGGCGCGAGGGTAGCGACGCTCCGCGACCGGTTGCCGGCGGATCTGCGCGACGCCCCATCAGGCCCGGACTTTGCCGCGCTCCCCTTCACCTCGCTGTACCTGCTCGAGAACGAATTTGCCGCGGAGATCGCCAACCGGACCATGCACGGGGTCATGCATCTCGGGTGGCTTCCGGATCACGCGTGCGGCTACCGCGGCCAGATGGCCATCTTGGTGAAGCCAAACGGACTACTCGGGACCGGCTACATGGCCGTGATCAAGCCGTTCCGGCACCTAATCGTGTACCCGCTGATGATGCAACAGATCGAGCGGGCCTGGCGGGCCACATCAACGCCGGCGTCCAAGGGCGGCGGTGGCCTCGGATAG
- a CDS encoding S41 family peptidase — MRQAARRCVSWCSAGLIIVSSAIASRDQTLDGEWLSDGYGHLAEVKGSEISLFEVTPISCLVLEAFTLKAEPVDPRGTRFVSKGGMLFLAPGPDRDSEWFHSPDAASRVLFRRAAARPEVCDRPAKNDPLTSFNIFAATLAAHHGFLRHRGVDWPALTQTYRAKVDARTTPDELFDIFKAMIEPLHDMHTFIRAPTLKREFGGKRPGTLTLFFSAAEEARTIEILETHYLAGRLRAWCNRHLRYARSKTGLGYLRIDALQGYAAGGFDEGGRALEAALDEILEDARGVKGLIVDVRLNRGGADPYGLQVAGRLTDEPYVAFVKRARNDAQDAERWTAPQPSTVRVSGGPRFLGKVVELIGPDTVSGGETFTMALMGRKPHVIRIGENTQGVYSDVLERSLPNGWQFGLPNEMFLTEQGIHFEARGVPPDIRVPVFPQSDLASGRDGAVERAIETLQASDP; from the coding sequence ATGAGGCAGGCGGCCCGCCGGTGTGTTTCGTGGTGCAGTGCCGGCCTTATCATCGTGAGCAGCGCCATCGCGTCCAGGGATCAGACGCTCGACGGTGAGTGGCTCTCCGATGGCTACGGGCACCTGGCCGAGGTCAAGGGCAGCGAGATCAGCCTGTTCGAGGTCACGCCGATCAGTTGCCTGGTGTTGGAGGCCTTCACGCTGAAAGCCGAGCCCGTCGATCCCCGCGGCACGCGATTCGTCTCGAAGGGGGGCATGCTCTTCCTCGCGCCTGGCCCCGATCGCGACTCGGAGTGGTTCCATTCACCCGACGCTGCTTCTAGGGTGTTGTTCCGTCGCGCCGCCGCGCGGCCGGAGGTGTGCGACCGCCCGGCCAAGAACGATCCGCTGACGAGCTTCAACATCTTCGCGGCGACCCTCGCCGCGCATCATGGTTTCCTCCGGCATCGCGGCGTCGATTGGCCCGCCCTCACCCAGACCTATCGCGCGAAGGTGGATGCGCGCACAACGCCGGACGAGCTCTTCGACATCTTCAAGGCGATGATCGAGCCCCTGCACGACATGCACACGTTCATCCGTGCGCCGACCCTGAAGCGTGAGTTCGGCGGGAAGAGGCCGGGCACCCTAACCCTCTTCTTCTCGGCTGCGGAAGAAGCGAGGACGATCGAGATCCTCGAGACGCATTATCTCGCGGGCAGGCTGCGTGCCTGGTGCAATCGCCATCTGCGGTATGCGCGATCGAAGACGGGCCTAGGGTACCTGCGCATCGACGCCCTCCAGGGGTATGCGGCGGGAGGCTTCGATGAGGGCGGGCGTGCGCTCGAGGCGGCACTGGACGAGATCCTGGAGGACGCGCGAGGCGTGAAGGGACTGATCGTGGATGTCCGCCTCAATCGCGGCGGCGCCGACCCGTACGGGCTCCAAGTAGCCGGGCGACTGACTGACGAGCCCTACGTGGCGTTCGTGAAGCGGGCGCGCAACGACGCTCAGGATGCCGAGAGGTGGACGGCGCCTCAGCCCTCGACCGTCCGCGTGAGCGGGGGGCCTCGCTTTCTGGGGAAGGTAGTGGAATTGATCGGTCCTGACACGGTCAGCGGCGGGGAAACCTTCACCATGGCCCTCATGGGCCGGAAGCCGCATGTCATCCGCATCGGTGAGAACACGCAGGGGGTCTATTCCGACGTGCTCGAGCGCTCACTGCCCAACGGCTGGCAGTTCGGGCTCCCTAACGAGATGTTCCTGACCGAGCAGGGGATCCATTTCGAGGCCAGGGGGGTCCCGCCCGACATCCGCGTGCCCGTGTTCCCGCAGTCCGATCTCGCGTCCGGACGCGACGGCGCTGTCGAGAGGGCTATAGAAACGCTGCAGGCAAGCGATCCGTGA